A section of the Babesia microti strain RI chromosome I, complete genome genome encodes:
- a CDS encoding conserved Plasmodium protein, unknown function (overlaps_old_locusTagID:BBM_I02620), with the protein METPRTIRAVTRYNWTINNVRLHNILQKRQFAVSGWRTEKLRNSRQRWIKVNHPPYERSPIKRISDDCEKIMYVTNGTVNNSLSSKWLNGAKRRDNYINKSGVVHTPCLVFCKERYHILLESLAMEEVLELENRSQDILEAFKTAEAQLYSCNDEETIHRPIKK; encoded by the exons ATGGAGACTCCTCGAACGATTCGAGCTGTAACACGGTATAATTGGACTATAAATAATGTGCGTTTACATAATATACTACAGAAGCGTCAGTTTGCGGTGTCTGGATGGAGGACCGAGAAGTTACGCAATTCAAGGCAACGTTGGATTAAAGTGAATCATCCACCATATGAGAGATCACCAATAAAGAGG ATAAGCGACGATTGTGAGAAGATTATGTATGTCACTAACGGTACAGTAAACAACTCCCTCAGCTCAAAGTGGCTGAATGGTGCCAAGAGAAGGgataattacataaataaaa GTGGTGTTGTACATACCCCATGCCTAGTGTTTTGCAAGGAACGGTACCATATTCTTCTAGAATCACTCGCGATGGAGGAAGTTCTTGAACTCGAAAATCGGTCCCAAGATATACTTGAGGCGTTTAAAA CTGCAGAGGCGCAACTCTATAGTTGCAATGACGAGGAAACTATTCACCGTCCCATTAAAAAATAG